From a single Rosa rugosa chromosome 7, drRosRugo1.1, whole genome shotgun sequence genomic region:
- the LOC133720680 gene encoding non-specific lipid-transfer protein 1-like, with protein MASSNAMKLALVALLCVVVALPIAQAITCGQVASNVAPCTTYVKSGGAVPATCCNGVRNLNAMAKTTSDRQAVCNCLKQVAGAIKGLNPNLAAGLPGKCGVSVPFKISTSTNCATVK; from the exons ATGGCTAGCTCTAACGCTATGAAGCTTGCTTTGGTTGCTCTCTTGTGCGTGGTGGTTGCTTTGCCCATAGCCCAAGCCATCACATGCGGCCAAGTGGCGAGCAATGTTGCACCTTGCACAACCTACGTGAAGAGTGGCGGCGCTGTCCCTGCCACTTGCTGCAACGGAGTTAGAAACCTTAACGCCATGGCCAAGACCACCTCTGACCGCCAGGCCGTCTGCAATTGCCTCAAACAGGTTGCCGGTGCCATCAAAGGACTCAACCCTAACCTTGCAGCTGGGCTTCCCGGCAAGTGTGGAGTTAGCGTTCCCTTCAAGATCAGCACCTCCACCAACTGCGCCAC GGTGAAGTGA
- the LOC133720679 gene encoding non-specific lipid-transfer protein 1-like: MASSNAMKLTLVALLCVVVALPIAQAITCGQVASNIAPCATYVKSGGVVPAACCNGIRNLNAMAKTTPDRQAACNCLKQVTGGIKGLNPNLAAGLPGKCGVSVPYKISTSTNCATVK, encoded by the exons ATGGCTAGCTCTAACGCTATGAAGCTTACTTTGGTTGCTCTCTTGTGCGTGGTGGTTGCTTTGCCCATAGCCCAAGCCATCACATGCGGCCAAGTGGCGAGCAACATTGCACCTTGCGCAACCTACGTGAAGAGTGGCGGCGTTGTCCCTGCCGCTTGCTGCAACGGAATTAGAAACCTTAACGCCATGGCCAAGACCACCCCTGACCGCCAGGCCGCCTGCAATTGCCTCAAACAGGTTACCGGTGGCATCAAAGGACTCAACCCTAACCTTGCAGCTGGGCTTCCCGGCAAGTGTGGAGTTAGCGTTCCCTACAAGATCAGCACCTCCACCAACTGCGCCAC CGTGAAGTGA